The Spirosoma radiotolerans genome has a window encoding:
- the uvsE gene encoding UV DNA damage repair endonuclease UvsE produces MDELPLNAGYACINLSLQAEKITSNRGMIKKTFTERGTAYASELALKNVQDLLKIVDWNLENGFRIFRISSDLFPWSSEYRFTDLPDYVDIRETLEEIGSRPIRLTAHPGPFNQLAGQGKVLDNTIKDLETQSEVFDLMGLKPSHWNKINFHVGGTYGDKPATLARFASNFALLSENLRARLTIENDDRVTLYAVEDLVYLHETIGIPIVFDYFHHALNPGQLTEEEAFMVAYNTWDVRPVFHFSNSRREYEDPTARREAHADWIYTPVNTYGKELDIVFESKMKELAVLRMKSNSLAA; encoded by the coding sequence ATGGACGAACTACCACTAAACGCCGGATATGCTTGTATTAATCTGAGTCTACAGGCTGAAAAAATTACCAGCAATCGGGGCATGATTAAGAAGACGTTTACCGAGAGAGGGACAGCATATGCGTCGGAACTGGCGTTGAAAAATGTTCAGGATTTGCTAAAAATTGTTGACTGGAATCTGGAAAATGGATTTCGTATATTTCGCATATCTTCCGACTTATTCCCCTGGTCGTCGGAGTATCGATTTACGGATTTACCTGACTATGTCGACATCCGGGAGACGCTGGAGGAAATTGGCAGCCGACCCATTCGGTTAACGGCTCATCCGGGTCCTTTTAATCAGCTGGCCGGGCAAGGGAAGGTGTTGGACAATACGATTAAAGATCTCGAAACTCAATCGGAAGTGTTCGATTTGATGGGTCTCAAACCGTCGCACTGGAATAAAATCAATTTTCACGTGGGCGGAACCTATGGCGACAAACCCGCGACACTGGCACGGTTCGCCAGCAACTTTGCTTTATTATCCGAAAATCTCCGGGCACGTCTGACCATTGAAAACGATGATCGGGTAACTCTGTATGCTGTTGAGGATCTGGTTTATCTGCATGAGACGATTGGTATACCCATCGTTTTTGATTACTTCCATCACGCGCTCAATCCGGGGCAATTGACTGAAGAGGAAGCGTTTATGGTCGCCTACAATACCTGGGATGTCAGACCTGTTTTTCATTTCTCCAATTCTCGTCGGGAGTATGAAGACCCAACAGCCCGCCGGGAAGCGCATGCCGACTGGATTTACACACCCGTGAATACGTACGGTAAAGAGCTGGATATTGTTTTTGAAAGTAAAATGAAGGAACTGGCTGTATTGCGAATGAAAAGCAATAGTCTGGCTGCATAG
- a CDS encoding FKBP-type peptidyl-prolyl cis-trans isomerase, whose protein sequence is MAQAKSGDTVQVHYTGTLSDGTIFDSSEGRSPLEFTVGSGQVIKGFDDGITGMNQGEKKTINIPVEDAYGPANEDMIFTLERSDIPADIPLELGMTLNMHEDGNPRPIPVIIRSLTDTHVTLDANHPLAGQDLTFAIELVGVKSPSGLIL, encoded by the coding sequence ATGGCACAAGCAAAATCTGGCGATACCGTTCAAGTCCACTATACCGGAACCCTGAGCGACGGAACCATATTCGATTCATCAGAAGGCCGATCGCCCCTGGAGTTCACTGTTGGCAGTGGTCAGGTTATTAAAGGGTTCGATGATGGCATAACGGGCATGAACCAGGGCGAAAAGAAAACCATCAATATCCCCGTGGAAGATGCCTATGGGCCAGCCAATGAAGATATGATTTTTACTCTGGAACGTTCAGATATTCCAGCCGATATTCCGCTTGAATTGGGCATGACACTCAACATGCACGAAGATGGCAATCCACGACCTATTCCGGTGATTATCCGTTCATTAACCGATACACATGTTACGTTGGATGCCAATCATCCGCTGGCCGGACAGGATCTGACGTTTGCTATTGAATTAGTGGGCGTGAAATCGCCGTCAGGTTTGATTTTGTAG
- a CDS encoding PadR family transcriptional regulator codes for MESSGNEFLRGTLKTIILKLLSEQKPNPTGQSSFRQGRMYGYEITQAVKERTHGEITLTFGALYPVLHKLEQEGLLTTETEEVEGRLRKYYALTPQGTQAAVQKVSDFERFMDTMRTLLQLPANLATSH; via the coding sequence ATGGAATCATCGGGCAATGAGTTCCTAAGGGGAACCCTCAAAACAATCATCCTGAAATTACTGTCTGAACAGAAACCCAACCCCACTGGCCAGTCCTCCTTCCGGCAAGGCCGTATGTATGGATATGAGATTACACAGGCGGTAAAAGAACGAACACATGGCGAAATAACCCTGACCTTTGGTGCTTTATATCCCGTGCTGCATAAGCTGGAACAGGAAGGATTGCTAACAACAGAAACGGAGGAAGTCGAAGGACGTCTGCGAAAATACTATGCGTTAACGCCACAGGGCACCCAAGCTGCGGTACAAAAGGTATCTGACTTCGAGCGCTTTATGGACACCATGCGCACCTTACTACAATTACCTGCCAACTTAGCTACAAGCCATTAA
- the proS gene encoding proline--tRNA ligase, giving the protein MAKALPSRSENYSEWYNELIKKADLAENSAVRGCMVIKPYGFAIWEKMQRALDDMFKETGHQNAYFPLFIPKSFLSKEASHVEGFAKECAVVTHYRLKNAEDGSGVIVDPEAKLEEELIVRPTSETVIWSTYKNWIQSYRDLPLLINQWANVVRWEMRTRIFLRTTEFLWQEGHTAHATSEEAQFETRQMLDIYAQFAEEWMALPVIKGTKTANERFAGADDTLCIEAMMQDGKALQAGTSHFLGQNFAKAFEVQFLNKQNQLDYVWGTSWGVSTRLMGALIMAHSDDDGLVLPPKLAPIQVVIVPIYRSEEQLELLSAKIKPLVQELKKAGISVKYDDSDANKPGWKFAEYELRGVPVRLAMGGRDLENGTVEVARRDLKTKETVPFDGLTEHIKNLLESIQETIYAKAKAFRQENTFTVDTFDQFQEQLEKGGFILAHWDGTSETEEAIKEATKATIRCIPFDQVAEEGVDVFSGKPSTGRVVFARAY; this is encoded by the coding sequence ATGGCAAAAGCGCTTCCGTCCCGTAGTGAAAACTACTCCGAGTGGTATAACGAATTAATTAAAAAAGCCGACCTGGCCGAAAACTCGGCAGTGCGGGGATGTATGGTTATCAAGCCCTATGGGTTTGCAATCTGGGAAAAAATGCAGCGAGCTCTCGATGACATGTTTAAAGAGACCGGTCACCAGAATGCTTATTTTCCTCTGTTTATCCCCAAATCCTTTTTGAGCAAAGAAGCTTCGCACGTAGAAGGGTTTGCTAAAGAATGTGCCGTGGTTACGCATTACCGGCTTAAAAACGCCGAGGATGGGTCGGGCGTAATCGTTGATCCGGAAGCTAAACTCGAAGAAGAGCTTATAGTCCGGCCAACGTCAGAGACCGTAATCTGGAGTACATACAAAAACTGGATTCAATCGTATCGCGATCTGCCGTTGCTGATTAACCAGTGGGCCAACGTCGTGCGTTGGGAAATGCGGACTCGTATTTTCCTGCGTACCACCGAGTTTTTATGGCAGGAAGGCCACACAGCCCACGCAACCTCTGAAGAAGCTCAGTTCGAAACGCGGCAGATGCTCGATATCTACGCCCAGTTCGCCGAAGAGTGGATGGCGTTGCCCGTTATCAAAGGGACAAAAACGGCTAATGAGCGGTTTGCCGGGGCGGATGATACGTTATGTATTGAAGCCATGATGCAGGACGGAAAGGCGCTTCAGGCGGGTACCTCGCACTTCCTGGGGCAGAACTTTGCCAAAGCTTTTGAGGTGCAGTTTTTGAACAAACAGAACCAGTTGGATTACGTTTGGGGCACTTCCTGGGGCGTGTCAACGCGGCTTATGGGCGCCCTGATTATGGCCCACTCCGACGATGATGGCCTGGTATTGCCCCCCAAACTGGCGCCAATCCAGGTGGTGATCGTGCCGATTTACAGGAGCGAAGAACAGTTGGAACTACTTTCTGCCAAGATCAAGCCGTTGGTGCAGGAGTTGAAAAAGGCCGGTATTTCGGTAAAATACGACGACTCCGACGCGAATAAGCCCGGTTGGAAATTTGCCGAATATGAACTCCGGGGCGTTCCAGTCCGGCTGGCTATGGGTGGCCGTGACCTGGAAAACGGAACCGTTGAAGTTGCTCGTCGCGACCTAAAAACTAAGGAAACGGTCCCATTCGATGGGCTGACCGAGCATATAAAAAATCTGCTCGAGTCAATTCAGGAAACGATCTACGCCAAAGCCAAAGCGTTTCGTCAGGAGAATACCTTTACCGTCGATACGTTTGACCAGTTTCAGGAACAGCTCGAAAAGGGCGGTTTTATACTGGCGCACTGGGATGGTACAAGCGAAACAGAAGAAGCTATAAAAGAAGCAACTAAAGCCACTATACGTTGCATTCCGTTTGATCAGGTAGCCGAAGAAGGCGTCGATGTTTTCTCGGGTAAACCATCAACGGGGCGCGTCGTATTTGCCCGAGCCTACTAG
- a CDS encoding shikimate kinase, which produces MKNIFLIGMPSSGKSTLGKRIADALHYRFIDTDKLIIREEGRSIAEIFADSGEDYFREAEQRVLRTIKPGGSLVVSTGGGMPCFHENMAYINATGISVFLDVPVEILAKRMLVHAQDDRPLHSPSDPELLANLRQRYITRFPIYSQANVVVSGETTGDEILQRIGKLL; this is translated from the coding sequence CCATCCTCTGGCAAGAGTACACTGGGTAAACGAATAGCCGATGCCCTGCATTATCGCTTTATAGACACCGACAAACTCATCATCAGGGAGGAGGGAAGGTCCATTGCTGAGATTTTTGCTGACTCGGGAGAAGATTACTTTCGGGAAGCCGAACAGCGGGTGTTACGAACAATCAAACCGGGTGGTAGTCTGGTTGTGTCAACGGGTGGGGGTATGCCTTGCTTTCATGAGAACATGGCTTATATCAACGCCACCGGTATCTCCGTGTTTTTGGATGTCCCGGTGGAGATTCTGGCAAAACGAATGTTGGTGCATGCCCAGGATGATCGCCCGCTCCACAGCCCGAGCGACCCCGAATTGCTGGCGAACTTAAGGCAACGCTATATCACTCGATTTCCTATTTACAGTCAGGCAAACGTCGTTGTGTCCGGCGAAACGACGGGCGATGAAATTCTGCAAAGAATAGGGAAATTGCTATAA